In one Gemmatimonas aurantiaca genomic region, the following are encoded:
- the tgt gene encoding tRNA guanosine(34) transglycosylase Tgt, giving the protein MSGFGFAVHGTDGEARAGVFSTPHGPVQTPQFMPVGTLASVKALDPDDLHRLGATMVLANAYHLRLRPGDETVRTFGGLHRFMQWDGPMLTDSGGFQVFSLEGLRTIAEEGVEFRSHLDGSLQQFTPESVMRIERNLGADVIMQFDHVVPGQSPHELAREAMERSVRWLVRCRTAFGQLQAEDTLAPTPVQALFPIVQGGIHADLRQASARAIQDVGDWVGYGIGGLSVGETKPDMYAMLDVVNGVLPRDRPRYLMGVGFPEDLVEGVARGVDLFDCVAPTRMGRTGAFFTTTGRRSIKNAAWRLDTTPLDSDCGCVACTRFSKGYIRHLFVAEEILGLRLLSLHNVHFLVALMREARDAVLAGTFAGWSRDWLARYHSRSSVS; this is encoded by the coding sequence GTGAGTGGGTTCGGGTTTGCCGTACACGGCACAGATGGGGAGGCGCGGGCGGGTGTGTTCTCGACACCGCATGGACCCGTGCAGACACCACAATTCATGCCGGTGGGCACGCTGGCGTCCGTGAAGGCGCTCGACCCCGATGATCTGCACCGGCTCGGAGCAACCATGGTGCTGGCGAATGCCTATCACCTGCGCCTGCGGCCGGGCGACGAAACCGTGCGCACGTTCGGCGGGTTGCATCGGTTCATGCAGTGGGATGGTCCGATGCTCACGGATTCGGGGGGATTCCAGGTGTTTTCCCTCGAGGGATTGCGCACCATCGCCGAGGAGGGCGTGGAATTCCGCAGTCATCTCGATGGCTCCCTGCAGCAGTTCACGCCGGAGTCGGTGATGCGCATCGAGCGCAATCTCGGCGCCGACGTGATCATGCAGTTCGACCACGTGGTGCCCGGACAGTCACCGCACGAGCTGGCGCGGGAAGCCATGGAACGCAGCGTGCGCTGGCTGGTGCGCTGCCGCACCGCGTTCGGGCAATTGCAGGCCGAGGACACGCTGGCCCCCACACCGGTGCAGGCGCTGTTCCCCATCGTGCAGGGCGGCATTCATGCCGATCTGCGGCAGGCGTCCGCCCGGGCCATTCAGGACGTGGGCGACTGGGTGGGTTACGGCATCGGCGGGCTGTCGGTGGGGGAAACCAAGCCGGACATGTATGCCATGCTGGACGTGGTCAACGGGGTGCTGCCCCGCGACCGTCCCCGGTATCTCATGGGCGTGGGTTTTCCGGAGGACCTGGTGGAGGGGGTGGCACGTGGGGTCGACCTGTTCGACTGCGTGGCGCCCACCCGCATGGGTCGCACCGGCGCGTTTTTCACCACCACCGGCCGGCGCAGCATCAAGAACGCCGCCTGGCGTCTGGACACCACCCCGCTGGACTCCGACTGCGGCTGCGTGGCGTGCACCCGGTTTTCCAAAGGCTACATTCGCCATCTGTTCGTGGCCGAGGAGATCCTTGGACTCCGCCTCCTGAGCCTCCACAATGTACATTTCCTCGTTGCGCTGATGCGCGAGGCCCGGGACGCCGTCCTGGCCGGCACCTTCGCGGGCTGGAGCCGTGACTGGCTCGCCCGTTATCACTCCCGCTCCTCCGTCTCATGA
- the yajC gene encoding preprotein translocase subunit YajC — MTAPVIASFALLQASPTTAIPQMIFMYGAIFAIFYFVLIRPQQRQRKKHDEVVRTLKKGDEIVTAGGIVGEVVHIASQGKDGAATMEDRITIKSGESRLIIERGRIARVGSPTSAA, encoded by the coding sequence ATGACCGCACCCGTCATCGCCAGCTTCGCTCTGCTGCAGGCCTCGCCCACCACGGCGATCCCGCAGATGATTTTCATGTACGGCGCGATTTTCGCGATCTTCTATTTTGTGCTCATCCGCCCGCAGCAGCGGCAGCGCAAGAAACACGACGAAGTCGTGCGCACGCTCAAGAAGGGCGACGAGATCGTGACCGCCGGCGGTATCGTCGGTGAAGTCGTGCACATTGCGTCGCAGGGCAAGGATGGCGCGGCCACCATGGAAGACCGCATCACCATCAAGTCGGGTGAGTCGCGCCTGATCATCGAACGTGGCCGCATCGCGCGCGTGGGCAGCCCCACGTCGGCCGCGTAA
- the fmt gene encoding methionyl-tRNA formyltransferase yields MRILFWGTPDFAVPPLRALLGEGHDVVGVVTQPDRPRGRSRSQLDPSPVKQVALEEGLPVLQPDRPRGEAFLAEMRALAPDISVVVAYGHILPKNVINLPPHGTLNIHASLLPALRGAAPIQAAILEGMPETGVTIMQMVPALDAGDMLHVLRMPIDDDMTYGELHDALAEHGALAIVQALAMIDAGVSHALPQEESLATYAAKIDRATAQIDFRAPARQVQRVVRAFDPRPGAWAMLRDTSVKCFSARVVGDGSDAALDDPTRESPPGTVRSVEADGVAGGMIVRCGVGAVRVLDVQPSGKPRMTALAWARGRGVSIGDQFALPVVAASASATADPA; encoded by the coding sequence ATGCGCATTCTCTTCTGGGGCACGCCCGACTTCGCCGTGCCACCCCTGCGTGCCCTGCTGGGCGAGGGCCACGATGTCGTGGGCGTGGTCACGCAACCCGATCGCCCGCGCGGGCGGTCGCGATCGCAACTCGATCCGTCGCCGGTCAAACAGGTGGCGCTCGAGGAAGGGTTGCCGGTGCTGCAACCCGACAGGCCACGCGGTGAGGCGTTCCTGGCCGAGATGCGCGCCCTCGCACCCGACATCTCGGTGGTGGTGGCTTATGGTCACATTCTGCCCAAAAACGTCATCAATCTGCCGCCACACGGCACGCTGAACATTCACGCGTCGCTGCTGCCGGCGCTGCGCGGTGCGGCGCCCATCCAGGCCGCCATTCTGGAAGGGATGCCGGAGACCGGCGTGACCATCATGCAGATGGTGCCCGCGCTCGACGCGGGAGACATGCTGCATGTGCTGCGCATGCCCATCGACGACGACATGACCTACGGCGAATTGCACGATGCGCTCGCCGAACATGGCGCGCTGGCCATCGTGCAGGCGCTGGCCATGATCGATGCCGGCGTTTCGCACGCGCTACCGCAGGAAGAATCCCTCGCCACCTATGCCGCCAAGATCGATCGGGCCACCGCGCAGATCGATTTCCGTGCACCGGCCCGGCAGGTGCAACGGGTGGTGCGGGCGTTCGATCCGCGTCCCGGCGCCTGGGCCATGTTGCGGGACACGTCGGTCAAGTGCTTCAGCGCCCGTGTCGTGGGCGATGGCAGTGATGCAGCGCTCGACGATCCCACCCGCGAGAGTCCGCCGGGCACCGTGCGCAGCGTGGAAGCCGACGGCGTCGCCGGTGGCATGATCGTGCGGTGCGGCGTGGGCGCCGTGCGTGTGCTCGATGTGCAGCCCAGCGGCAAGCCGCGCATGACCGCGTTGGCCTGGGCGCGTGGCCGTGGCGTGAGCATCGGCGATCAGTTCGCGCTGCCTGTCGTCGCTGCGTCGGCATCCGCGACCGCGGATCCCGCGTGA
- a CDS encoding transcription antitermination factor NusB, with amino-acid sequence MIVTPSRIAAAGVLADLRAGQLLDASFERRTASLDARDRRWVQELVWGVLRHRDRLDAMLASRIRGGLGVLDDGVLDVLRLGTHQLLSMDSVPPYAAIGQSVEAVKRRHGQGAGKLVNAVLRRVDRERAHIDPTPPADPVEALALRYSHPAWVVARWVERWGLEETGALLALDNAPAPVVVRPHGIDADALAHRLAQSDVTTRAVALVPDSLEITGPVALTELETFRRGQFYVQDPAATLVARYAHVPEHSVVADLCAAPGSKALELARRARLVVAADRNPARVTRMRAGFARLTADLAAPAAPVAPPTATDTTPVSRLVPLIADATCPAITAVDAVLVDVPCTGTGTFRRHPDARWRLQVSDFAVLGALQRRILAAAATVVRPGGLLIYSTCSLEPEENDEPVDAFLAAHPEFTVEPPPIGVVSDSVIDQGRLRVLPHRHGTDGAFAVRMRRAA; translated from the coding sequence GTGATCGTCACCCCGTCGCGCATTGCCGCCGCCGGCGTGCTCGCCGACCTGCGCGCCGGACAGTTGCTCGACGCCAGCTTCGAGCGGCGCACCGCTTCGCTCGACGCCCGCGACCGGCGATGGGTGCAGGAGCTGGTCTGGGGCGTGCTGCGTCATCGCGATCGTCTCGATGCCATGCTCGCATCACGCATCCGCGGCGGGCTCGGTGTGCTCGATGACGGAGTGCTCGATGTACTGCGCCTGGGCACCCATCAGTTGCTGTCGATGGACAGTGTGCCGCCCTACGCCGCCATCGGACAGTCGGTGGAGGCGGTGAAGCGCCGTCACGGTCAGGGGGCGGGCAAGCTGGTGAATGCGGTGCTCCGCCGTGTCGATCGTGAACGCGCGCACATCGACCCCACACCACCCGCCGATCCCGTCGAAGCACTCGCCCTGCGGTATTCACACCCCGCGTGGGTGGTGGCGCGCTGGGTGGAACGGTGGGGGCTCGAAGAAACGGGTGCACTGCTCGCGCTCGACAATGCGCCTGCACCGGTCGTCGTGCGTCCGCATGGCATCGACGCCGATGCACTCGCGCATCGGCTCGCCCAATCGGACGTGACCACCCGCGCCGTGGCGCTGGTGCCCGACTCGCTCGAGATCACCGGCCCGGTGGCCCTCACCGAACTCGAGACCTTCCGGCGCGGACAGTTCTACGTGCAGGATCCGGCCGCGACCCTCGTGGCCCGATACGCCCATGTGCCTGAACACAGCGTGGTGGCGGACCTCTGTGCGGCGCCGGGCAGCAAGGCCCTCGAACTCGCACGTCGGGCGCGACTCGTGGTGGCGGCCGACCGCAACCCCGCGCGCGTGACACGCATGCGCGCGGGGTTCGCACGACTGACCGCCGACCTGGCCGCACCAGCTGCCCCAGTGGCGCCGCCTACAGCGACGGACACCACGCCCGTCTCCCGCCTGGTTCCGCTGATTGCCGATGCCACGTGTCCGGCCATCACCGCGGTGGACGCCGTGCTGGTGGACGTGCCCTGCACCGGCACCGGCACCTTCCGGCGTCATCCCGATGCCCGCTGGCGTCTCCAAGTCTCCGATTTTGCCGTGCTGGGGGCGCTGCAACGCCGTATTCTGGCCGCGGCCGCGACCGTCGTGCGGCCGGGCGGGTTGCTCATCTACAGCACCTGCTCGCTCGAACCCGAGGAGAACGACGAACCGGTGGACGCCTTTCTCGCTGCGCACCCGGAGTTCACCGTGGAACCACCACCCATCGGCGTGGTATCGGACAGCGTCATCGACCAGGGACGACTCCGCGTCCTGCCACATCGCCACGGCACGGATGGCGCGTTTGCCGTCCGCATGAGAAGGGCAGCCTGA
- the queA gene encoding tRNA preQ1(34) S-adenosylmethionine ribosyltransferase-isomerase QueA, with protein MTVPPDLRGVPESDIDLPPAEPGRPVGDRTADYDYDLPEERIAQQPVEPRDASRLLVVDRATGTRTHRHFRDILALIPPGDTIVLNTTKVFRARLLGHRESGGPAEILLLRHVRDAHYEAMIHPGGKLRPGRIVTIAPGFTVEIVDTTPRRTRIVQLHAPDFASVTDAIEQHGHIPLPPYIERADTETDVQRYQTIYARQAGSVAAPTAGLHFTDELLAALDARGVGRVNVLLHVGAGTFRPVSDDDPSKHVMHEEWCEVTADAAQRLNDTRARGGRIWAVGTTCVRTIETASDVHGVVHPYLGETNIFLRPPYRFRGVDHLLTNFHLPRSTLIMLVAAFAGYDLTMQAYREAVASEYRFYSYGDAMVVL; from the coding sequence ATGACCGTTCCGCCCGATCTGCGCGGCGTGCCCGAGTCCGACATCGACCTTCCGCCCGCGGAACCCGGTCGTCCCGTCGGGGATCGCACCGCCGACTACGACTACGACCTCCCCGAGGAGCGCATCGCGCAGCAGCCCGTCGAGCCGCGTGATGCGAGTCGTCTGCTCGTGGTCGATCGCGCCACGGGAACGCGTACGCACCGGCATTTCCGCGACATCCTCGCGTTGATCCCTCCCGGCGACACCATCGTGCTCAACACCACCAAGGTGTTCCGGGCGCGCCTGCTCGGACATCGGGAGAGTGGGGGACCGGCGGAGATCCTGCTGCTGCGTCATGTGCGCGATGCGCACTACGAAGCCATGATCCACCCCGGCGGCAAACTGCGCCCCGGTCGTATCGTCACCATCGCGCCCGGCTTCACGGTGGAGATCGTCGACACCACGCCGCGCCGCACACGCATCGTGCAGCTGCACGCGCCCGATTTTGCGTCGGTCACCGACGCGATCGAACAGCACGGGCACATTCCGCTGCCACCGTACATCGAACGCGCCGACACGGAAACCGACGTGCAGCGCTACCAGACGATCTACGCGCGGCAGGCCGGATCGGTGGCCGCCCCCACGGCGGGACTGCACTTCACCGACGAACTGCTGGCCGCGCTGGACGCGCGGGGGGTCGGGCGCGTGAACGTGCTGCTGCACGTCGGCGCGGGAACGTTCCGACCGGTCAGCGACGACGATCCATCCAAGCACGTCATGCACGAGGAGTGGTGCGAAGTCACCGCCGACGCCGCCCAGCGTCTCAACGACACCCGCGCCCGCGGCGGACGCATCTGGGCCGTGGGCACCACCTGCGTGCGCACCATCGAGACCGCCTCCGATGTGCACGGCGTCGTGCATCCCTACCTCGGCGAAACCAACATCTTCCTGCGGCCGCCCTATCGCTTTCGTGGGGTCGATCATCTGCTCACCAACTTCCATCTGCCCCGCTCCACGCTGATCATGCTCGTGGCCGCGTTCGCGGGGTACGACCTGACGATGCAGGCCTACCGCGAGGCCGTGGCGAGCGAGTACCGGTTCTACAGTTACGGGGATGCGATGGTGGTGCTGTGA
- the ruvB gene encoding Holliday junction branch migration DNA helicase RuvB, producing MSRAEITTPEVLSEESVVELSLRPQRLAEFIGQARVKESLGIALDAARARREPLDHLLFFGPPGLGKTTLADLIARELGVNLTVTSGPALEKPKDLVTPLTNLREGDILFIDEIHRLRPVIEEFLYPAMEDFHIDIRLSEGPNAQTVQVGLERFTLVGATTRLGMLTAPLRARFGIVHQLGFYPVEELEVIVRRTGEVLRVEMDAEGAGEIARRSRGTPRVANRLLRRVRDYAEVRADGRITRAVAEAALALLDVDHFGLDDMDTRLLRTIIEKFDGGPVGLATIGAAIGEDPGTIEEVYEPFLVQHGFLQRTPRGRVATAHAYRHLGFVPPVGSPEQPGLFPG from the coding sequence ATGAGTCGCGCGGAGATTACTACACCGGAAGTGCTTTCCGAGGAAAGCGTCGTCGAATTGTCGCTGCGCCCCCAGCGTCTGGCCGAGTTCATCGGTCAGGCCAGGGTGAAGGAGAGCCTCGGGATCGCCCTCGACGCGGCCCGGGCCCGCCGGGAGCCGCTCGACCATCTGCTTTTCTTCGGGCCGCCGGGGCTGGGGAAAACCACCCTGGCCGATCTGATCGCCCGGGAGCTGGGCGTGAACCTCACGGTGACCTCCGGGCCGGCCCTGGAAAAGCCCAAGGACCTCGTCACGCCGCTCACGAATCTCCGGGAAGGCGACATTCTCTTCATCGACGAGATCCATCGCCTCCGGCCGGTCATCGAGGAGTTCCTCTATCCGGCCATGGAGGACTTCCACATCGACATCCGTCTCTCCGAAGGCCCCAACGCCCAGACCGTGCAGGTGGGACTCGAGCGCTTCACGCTCGTGGGCGCCACGACCCGTCTGGGCATGCTCACGGCGCCGTTGCGCGCCCGGTTCGGCATCGTGCACCAGCTCGGGTTCTATCCCGTGGAGGAGCTCGAAGTGATCGTCCGGCGCACTGGCGAGGTGCTGCGGGTGGAGATGGACGCGGAAGGTGCCGGGGAGATCGCACGCCGGTCGCGTGGCACACCGCGTGTGGCCAATCGGCTGCTGCGTCGTGTGCGCGACTACGCCGAAGTGCGCGCCGACGGCCGCATCACGCGGGCCGTGGCCGAAGCGGCGCTCGCGCTGCTCGACGTGGACCATTTTGGTCTCGACGACATGGATACCCGTCTGCTGCGCACCATCATCGAAAAATTCGATGGCGGTCCGGTGGGTCTCGCCACCATCGGCGCGGCCATCGGCGAGGATCCGGGCACCATCGAGGAGGTGTACGAACCGTTCCTCGTGCAGCACGGCTTCCTGCAACGCACGCCGCGCGGACGCGTGGCCACCGCGCACGCCTATCGGCATCTGGGCTTCGTGCCCCCCGTGGGCAGTCCCGAGCAGCCGGGATTGTTCCCCGGCTGA
- the def gene encoding peptide deformylase, with product MSLLDIHVLGSPILRQETERVEQVTPELRRLVDNMFDTMEAAKGVGLAAPQVGRTERLAVVDADDVRLVIINPEIVLREGLERGEEGCLSIPEVYADVDRPARVIVRAQDIDLNWFEVDAANLLGRCLQHEIDHLHGKLFTDRLSLLKKRAAMRDWEQEKTKYPKLLRVLPVGDLPPER from the coding sequence GTGTCGCTGCTCGATATTCACGTCCTCGGCTCGCCCATTCTCCGACAGGAGACGGAGCGGGTGGAACAGGTCACGCCCGAACTGCGCCGTCTCGTCGACAACATGTTCGACACGATGGAAGCCGCCAAGGGCGTCGGACTGGCCGCGCCTCAGGTGGGCCGCACGGAGCGCTTGGCCGTGGTCGATGCCGACGACGTGCGCCTCGTGATCATCAATCCGGAGATCGTGCTCCGTGAAGGACTCGAGCGTGGAGAGGAAGGTTGCCTCTCCATCCCCGAGGTGTACGCCGACGTGGACCGGCCGGCCCGGGTGATCGTGCGCGCGCAGGACATCGATCTGAACTGGTTCGAAGTCGACGCGGCCAATCTGCTGGGTCGATGCCTGCAGCATGAAATCGATCACCTGCACGGCAAGCTGTTCACCGATCGACTGAGTCTGCTCAAGAAGCGCGCCGCCATGCGCGACTGGGAACAGGAAAAGACCAAGTATCCCAAGCTGCTGCGTGTGCTGCCGGTGGGTGATCTCCCGCCGGAACGCTGA